One window from the genome of Hippocampus zosterae strain Florida chromosome 7, ASM2543408v3, whole genome shotgun sequence encodes:
- the stt3b gene encoding dolichyl-diphosphooligosaccharide--protein glycosyltransferase subunit STT3B gives MAEHHAVSDGKHKASANAGSSVHGNSRAGAAGAAGGRGGLSGGLTQPAGWQSLLSFSILFLACLAGFSSRLFAVIRFESIIHEFDPWFNYRSTHHLATNGFYEFLNWFDERAWYPLGRIVGGTVYPGLMVTAGLIHYVLNLLHITVHIRDVCVFLAPVFSGLTAISTFLLTRELWNQGAGLLAACFIAIVPGYISRSVAGSFDNEGIAIFALQFTYYLWVKSVKTGSVFWTIGCCLCYFYMVSAWGGYVFIINLIPLHVFVLLLMQRYSRRVYIAYSTFYIVGLVLSMQIPFVGFQPIRTSEHMAAAGVFALLQAYAFLQYLRDRLTRQEFQTLFFLGVSLAAGVVFLTVIYLTYTGYIAPWSGRFYSLWDTGYAKIHIPIIASVSEHQPTTWVSFFFDLHILVCTFPAGLWFCIKNINDERVFVALYAISAVYFAGVMVRLMLTLTPVVCMLSAVAFSSVFEHYMGDDTKREKPPAEDSSDEDDKRNSGNLYDKAGKVRKHVSEQEKAEEGLGPNIKSIVTMLMLMLLMMFAVHCTWVTSNAYSSPSVVLASYNHDGSRNILDDFREAYYWLRQNTDEHARVMSWWDYGYQIAGMANRTTLVDNNTWNNSHIALVGKAMSSNESAAYKIMRSLDVDYVLIIFGGVIGYSGDDINKFLWMVRIAEGEHPKDIRESDYFTPQGEFRVDKAGSPTLLNCLMYKMSYYRFGEMQLDFRTPPGFDRTRNAEIGNKDIKFKHLEEAFTSEHWLVRIYKVKNLGNREPLDRKPRSVVPKQKYTSKKTAKRKRGFVKNKLLLKKGKKVQKK, from the exons ATGGCGGAGCACCACGCAGTCAGCGACGGCAAGCACAAAGCGTCCGCTAATGCCGGCAGTTCGGTACACGGGAATAGCCGTGCCGGCGCCGCGGGTGCAGCGGGCGGCAGAGGAGGCCTGTCGGGCGGACTGACACAGCCGGCGGGGTGGCAGTCGTTACTCTCGTTTAGCATTCTCTTTCTGGCCTGCCTCGCAGGATTCAGCTCCAGACTTTTCGCCGTGATTCGGTTTGAGAGCATCATCCACGAGTTCGACCCGTG GTTCAACTACAGATCGACGCATCATCTGGCAACCAATGGTTTCTATGAGTTTCTCAACTGGTTTGACGAAAGAGCCTGGTACCCGTTGGGAAGGATTGTCGGCGGCACA GTCTATCCCGGTTTAATGGTGACTGCGGGACTCATCCACTACGTGCTCAACTTGCTTCACATTACGGTCCACATCCGCGACGTGTGCGTCTTTCTGGCGCCGGTGTTCAGCGGTCTCACGGCGATCTCCACCTTCCTGCTGACGCGGGAGCTGTGGAACCAGGGCGCCGGGCTGCTGGCGGCCTGCTTCATCGCCATTGTCCCCGGCTACATCTCCCGCTCGGTGGCCGGCTCCTTTGACAATGAGGGCATTGCCATCTTTGCCCTGCAGTTCACCTACTACCTCTGG GTGAAATCTGTGAAGACGGGCTCTGTGTTTTGGACAATTGGCTGTTGCCTCTGCTATTTTTATATG GTCTCGGCATGGGGAGGCTACGTGTTCATCATCAACCTGATTCCCCTCCACGTCtttgtgctgctgctgatgcAACGTTACAGCCGCCGAGTCTACATCG CTTATAGCACCTTCTACATTGTTGGTCTTGTACTATCAATGCAGATTCCGTTTGTCGGCTTCCAGCCCATCAGGACCAGTGAGCATATGGCTGCCGCCG GTGTGTTTGCACTACTCCAAGCATATGCCTTCCTGCAATATTTGAGAGACAGACTGACCAGACAAGAATTCCAGACGCTCTTCTTCCTCGGCGTTTCGCTCGCCGCCGGCGTGGTCTTCCTCACCGTGATATATCTCACGTACACAG GATACATCGCTCCATGGAGCGGGCGTTTCTACTCGCTCTGGGACACTGG CTACGCCAAGATCCACATCCCCATTATCGCATCGGTGTCGGAGCACCAGCCCACAACGTGGGTCTCCTTCTTCTTCGACCTTCACATCCTGGTGTGCACGTTCCCGGCGGGCCTCTGGTTCTGCATCAAGAACATAAATGATGAGCGAGTGTTTG TGGCCCTGTACGCCATCAGCGCGGTGTACTTCGCCGGCGTGATGGTGCGTCTCATGCTGACGCTGACGCCGGTGGTGTGCATGCTGTCGGCCGTGGCTTTCTCCAGCGTCTTCGAACACTACATGGGAGAtgacaccaagcgggagaaacCCCCCGCCGAAGACAGCAGCGACGAGGACGACAAGAGGAATTCGGGCAATCTCTACGATAAG GCTGGCAAGGTACGCAAGCATGTGTCCGAGCAGGAGAAAGCGGAAGAAGGCCTGGGTCCAAACATCAAGTCCATCGTCACCATGCTGATGTTGATGCTCCTGATGATGTTTGCCGTCCACTGCACCTGGGTCACCAGCAACGCTTACTCCAGCCCCAGTGTGGTGCTGGCCTCTTACAACCACGACGG cTCACGTAACATCCTGGACGACTTCAGGGAGGCCTACTACTGGCTGCGGCAGAACACGGACGAGCACGCGCGCGTCATGTCGTGGTGGGACTACGGGTATCAAATTGCGGGGATGGCCAACAGGACGACGCTCGTCGACAACAACACGTGGAACAACAGTCACATCGCGCTG GTGGGCAAGGCCATGTCTTCCAATGAAAGCGCGGCCTACAAAATCATGCGGTCCCTGGACGTGGACTACGTGCTGATTATTTTCGGCGGCGTCATCGGCTACTCGGGCGACGACATCAACAAGTTCCTGTGGATGGTGAGGATAGCGGAAGGGGAGCACCCAAAGGACATCAGG GAAAGTGACTACTTCACCCCTCAGGGAGAGTTCAGAGTGGACAAGGCCGGTTCACCCACTCTGCTTAACTGCCTCATGTACAAGATGTCCTACTATCGATTTGGCGAAATGCAG CTGGACTTTCGAACGCCGCCGGGCTTTGACCGGACGCGCAACGCCGAGATCGGGAACAAGGATATCAAATTCAAGCACCTGGAGGAGGCCTTCACCTCCGAGCACTGGCTGGTCAGGATCTACAAGGTCAAGAACCTTGGCAACAGGGAGCCGCTCGACCGCAAGCCTCGCAGCGTCGTGCCCAAACAAAAGTACACGTCCAAAAAG ACGGCCAAGAGGAAGCGAGGCTTCGTGAAGAACAAGCTGCTCCTGAAAAAAGGCAAGAAAGTCCAAAAAAAGTAA